Part of the Bacteriovorax stolpii genome, ACGAAAAACATTTGAATCATACTCTGCATTCATCGCTGAATACACACTGTAAGCGGGATCAGGAAAATTGATATAGGTTCCTTTGTTTTCTCCGCGTTTAATAACATTAATTTGTGTCAGCCCATTTGAGCGTTCACTTAGGATAATATAATTCTTAAAGACAGACGCCTCTTCAATAAAAACATCAGGTCTATGAGCAATGACATCTTTCCAATTTTTTTGAGCTGTCTCTTTTAGAGATGTTTCCATTAGGCGGAAGTTTTTAGCTTTCCAGTTTGTCAGGATGTAAAAACGGTCTTTCCCATCCATTACCGAATAGAGCTGATCTTTTTTTCTTGGAGAAAACAATTTGAATTTTCCAAAAGGATCTTTCGAAGAAAGAAGCATCACTTCAGAAGACAATGTACTGCCGTTGTAAATATAAACATAATCACGGCTCAGGCTTTTACCGATACTTGCTTCGAACTTCTCATCTTTTTCGGTGTAAACAAGTGTGCTTTTATTTGCTTCAAGTTCATAACGATAAACTTTATCTGAACGCAATGTAATGGGATCATGTTTTGTATAAAAGAGAACTTTGCCAGTTTCTGCCCATACGAAGTTTCCAGTCACACCTTCAATTTGTTGCGGAAGAGTTTTTCCTGTTTCAGCGTCTTTGAAATAAATCGTAAAAACGCGGTCCCCTTTTGTATCTACAGCATACGCGTATGTTTTCTCATCATTGTAAAAGTCAGGAAAACTTACATGAATAAAGTCCAGACCTTTGGCCATTTCATTCACATCCAAAAGCTGCTCTTCTTTTGCTCCCTGTACATTTTTTTGGCGGTAATAAACAGGGTATTCTTTTCCCTGGAAATTTCTCGTCAGGTAAAGATAATTTCTTTCGATGTAAGGAACAGATTGATCGTCTTCTTTAATTCGCGAGCGCATTTCAGTGTAAAGCTTTTCCTGTAGATCCTTTGAATCCTTCATCACGCTGTCAGTGTAAGCATTTTCTGCTTTTAAATGTTCGATGACTTTTGGATTTCTCTTGTCTTTCATCCAAAAATAATTGTCGATCCTGGTGTCTTTGTGTTTGGTTAATTTAGTTGGTATTTTTTCTGCAATCGGTGCGCTTACTTCTGCGGCCTGAACCTGCGTGAAGACCAGCGATAAAAAGAGCAATGCCTGTCTGAACATATTTTCATCCATTGAAAAAGAAATAATGGATGTATTCTGCTTTAGAAGCTAAGTTTTTGCCAGTAATTCTTTGGGTCCTGTGAGCTTTCATTTTGCAGTCTTTGCAATAGGCTCTCTTGCACTTCAGGGCTCAGGCGACTGTTTTGAATAAGGTTTAAGGCTTCGGCCTTTTGCCCTTGAAGCTCGAGAGCGCGGACCATGTAATAGTAGCCACTTGGTGAATTAGGAAACTGGTCAATAAAAGTCTGCGCGTTGCTCATAACACTTTCATAATCGTTTTTAGCGAGCAGACGCATAAAAGGAATCTCGACAACATCTTCATTTATAATCTGAGCTCTATTGCTGGCAAGACTGGTCTCAAGAGATTCAACATTAGACATCAACATCGCCTCCTTCTCTTCAATCTGTGCCAAACGATCATTGGCATTGAGCAATTCTGGTGAATCAGCGGCCAAACCATTTAGCTGGGACTCAATCATTTCTCGCTCCTGCCCTAAGGCATTGAGCTGATTGTCGATGTTATCAATATCGGCGTTTGTATTAGCAATCAATGTCGCTTCTCTACGAGCTAGACTATTGTTGCCGATGTTAAACTGGGCCATATCTTCTAAAAGTGATTCAATCTCATCTTCATTTGCCGGTTGATTGAATTTTCCTTCTTTCACTAATAAGGAAATAAGCTTAGCCTTATAAGCACTGTAACTATCAGGTTCGCGCGAAATAATTTCATCGGCAATCGCGATATTTTGATCGAGTGTTTTAACATCTAAATTTTTTGGTCTGCGCATCTGGTTTGTTAATGTCACGGCCAGCGTTTGTGTATCTTGATCGACGACAGGTGGAGTTTCTATTTGTGCAGGTGTTGTTGCAGAAGCGGCCAAGGGTTGAACTGGGGCATTTACAGGTGCAGTCAAAGCAGAGGTCGAAACATTAGAGACCGAAGTGAGTGTGGACCAAGGTTTAGGAGTTCTTCTATTCTCACTCATCGAAAGAATCTTTAGACGTAGAGCTTTGTTTTCTTCTCTTTGCTGGAAGTAAAATTTCCCCAACAAGACAGCTACAATGACTAAGAGTCCCGCAATCAAAACGAGAAGTCGGCGGTTTGTCTGAATGGAGTGGCGGATACTACCCATAAGAACCTCACTACTCTAATATTAAGCAATTTCTATTCCTCTGCCATGAATCAGCGCCTTATCAAGTGACTACTTTTTTGATGGCCCCAGGTATTTTTTACATGGTGACCAGAGGACACCAATACCCGAGTTTTTCGGTGCTAGAATAACTCCGAATTCAACCTTTTTTTTGGCACTGCCCGTGCACAGACGGGAGCATCAAAATTATTTTTTGAAAGGGGAAGAAGCAATGAACTTAAAATCAATCATTTCATCAACTGCAATCTGTACAGTAGCAATTATGATTTCAATCTTTAATGTGGCGAAGGCTTCAGAGAAGGTTTTGGCCACTGTCTCTCAGGATGAAAGTAAATCGACTACATATAAGTTAATCGTTGATTCACCAGATGGAAGAACCATCCGTGCATTCTATAAAGATGTTTACGAGAATGGAGCAAAAATCCGCCGCGATCTTCTTGATCCAGCAGTCATTATGAAAAGTGGTATGATTTTAGAACAAAGAGACAAACACGTTTTAATGAGATTAAAAAGTAACGACTTCGATAGAGACCAGGGTGGTGTGGTGATCGTAGACACTCTTTACAATGGTGCAACAGGTGAAAGAAGATCATACGAAGTTCAACTTGCCCAAGACAACAAGGCGGGATGGACACTATTTAAGAGCGGCAGAGGTATCAACTCAATTCAAATTCAAACAAACCGCGTAATGGTGCTTGGAGCAGTAGGAATTAAAAATCTAGTTATGAAGTAAAAATTGAGGTACACTATGCCTCATGTTGTTCAATAGACTTATTTCAATCTTTAGAAAATACAAGCAATACGAGGTCGATGAAAATAAAAAAACTTCACTCGACCTCATCTTAAACGAAGTCAATCCTCAATCCCCTCTTGAAACCCGCATCGAATGGTTACAAAAGCTGGTAAAATGGATCAGAGGCACTGATTTATTTGAAGACGCTCCTGAAAAAGCGGCTGCAACAAAAATCAAATACCTCTTCATGGTTCTCGAACGCAATTCTGACAAAAAAGAGAAAATTCAAAAATCATTGACGCTTACACTTCAAGAGCTTTCATCAATTGAATTCTTTTGTGAAGTTGGTCTGCCATCTCAAATTGGTCTGATTGGCGAGCTTGTTGATAAACTCACGGAAAAAATACTTCCCAAAAAACCCATAGGTCACCAGCTCAGTGAATTAATGATCACACTTTTTCCTGATGAAGAAGATGTTCAGTGGTTAAAGTCACTGGATGAACAAACATTAGAAAAGCTCACGACTTTATTTGATACGAATAATGAAACTTACCCGCACTTAAAAAGTGATATCGAAGAAGCGCTCATATACCTGATCTCTCAGATCGTCGCGATAGGTTTAAGTCCAGGAATCAGAAAGCGCATTCCTCATAAAAGAATGAAGTCACTTCCATTTTTCTATCTTTCAGGGAAACTAAATCTTTATTTAAAAACCAAAAGTGAAAATAACAATCCGGCGCTCGCTCAACAGTTGCATGAGGAATTGCTTGATCTTCTCATGGAATCTCAAGCGGCCATTAGTGAAGTTTACCATCACCTGGATCGTTTTGGAGTAAGCACTCATCTGGTATTCCAACTAGAGAGAATGAAACTCTTCTTAAAAAGAACACATACGCTCCTGGACATTGTCAGCACAGGACATTTAACCAGAACGAGAATTTCTCACTTTGTCGCAGAATTAGTTGAACAAAACCTGTTGCAAAGAAATGCAATGGGGATTTACTCCAACAACGCCACTCTCCTTGCTCAAAAAATTATTGAAAACAACTCTCAGGCCGGCGAACACTATATCGCCAAGGACAAAAAAGAGTATGTAAAAATGGTTAAGAGTGCGATGGGCGGTGGAGTTTTAACAGCACTGACTGTCTTACTTAAAAACCTTTTAGGAATGATTGGGCTCAACAAGTTCTTCTATGGTGCTTTTTCTACAATCAATTACGCGGGAAGTTTTCTCTTTATTCAAATGTGTGGTTTTACGCTGGCAACCAAACAACCTGCGGCCACGGCTCCGGCACTCGCTAAAAAACTTGAATTGGCCGAAAACCGCGAAGGGATTGAAGCTGTTACGGATGAGATTGTTTATATTACCAGGACACAAATTGCAGCTGTTTTTGGAAACCTGGCCGCAGTTATCCCTGCCATTTTAATCATCAACTATATTTGCATGTCTGTAACCGGGCACTGGTTATTTTCTCCTGACACTGCCCACTACACTCTGCACTCAACAGACATTCTTGGCCCGACTATTATTTATGGAGCTTTCACGGGTGTGCTTCTGTGGTCATCAAGTGTTATCGCGGGTTGGACGACAAACTGGTATAGCTTTCACCAGTTAAGCTATCTGATTACTAATAATAAAAAGATCAAAACAATTCTGACTGCTGACGGCGCTAAAAAAGTTGCTCATTTTTTTGATCACGAAATTACCGGTATTGCCGGAAGCGTGTCTTTGGGATTTTTACTCGGATTGATGCCTGAAATTTTAAAATTTATCGGAATCCCACTTGAAGTTCGCCACGTCACCCTCTCAACAGGGGCCCTGACGGCAGCTGTTTCCTCGTTGGGTGTTGAATCCCTTAAAAGTCCAGAGTTCGTCAGAGCTGCCTTGGGTATTGTATTGATTGGTTTCCTAAACCTGTCAGTCAGTTTCCTCCTGGCACTGTTTGTAGCTTTTAGAGCGAAAAAGATTTCCTCACATAGAAAAGCACTGATCTTTCAATCAGTGCTCAAACGTTTTTATCAGAAACCGTTTTCGTTCTTCATACCGAAGTCCTCTACGTAGGGAGGCCCCAGTAGTGATTCGTAAAAATGAGGGGGAGACATTTTTCCGAACACAGCTTGTGTCAATTCGTTAATATTTTCGATAAAGATAAATTCCATCTCCTGTTTTACAATCGCAGGAACCTCTCTTAAATCTTTTTCATTTCTCTTCGACAGGATCACGCGCTTGATTCCAGCTCTATGAGCTGCAATCAGCTTTTCTTTGATCCCACCAACCGGCATCACTGCTCCTCTGAGCGTAATCTCACCAGTCATTGCGAGTTTTGGATCAACCACTTTACCAAGGACTAATGAACATAAGGCCGTAAAGATCGTGATCCCCGCACTCGGTCCATCTTTAGGGATTGATCCCGACGGAACGTGAATGTGGAAATCAGTTTTCGAGAAATCAAAACCCGGCACCAGTTTAGAAAGTTTTGATCTCACCAAACTTAAACCGATATGAGCTGACTCACTCATGACCTCACCCAACTTACCTGTGAGCTGGATTTTTCCAGATCCCGGCATCATCGCACTTTCGATAAAAAGAATATCTCCGCCAACTGGTGTCCATGCTAAACCTGTGACAACTCCGGCCGTTGCACTTGATTGCGCCAGCTCATAAGAATTTTTATCCAATCCCAGGACATCTTCCACCATATCATTATCGACGATAAACTTTTCCTGGTCCGCGTGTTTAACCACTTTCTCACTCACTGAGCGCAGGATGCGGGCGATCTTTCTTTGTAAATCGCGCACTCCGGCCTCGCGGGTGTAATCAGCGATAACTCCTGTTAAAATTTCATCTGAAATTTGAACTTTCTCTGGAGTCAATCCGTGCTCTTTTAATTGCTTTGGAAACAAGTGGCTTTTTGCAATATGTAGTTTCTCATCTGTCGTGTAACCAGAAAGCTGGATAATTTCCATTCTATCCAGTAACGGAGCTGGGATTGTATCCAGCGAGTTTGCTGTCGCAATAAAAAACACCTTTGATAAATCAAATGGTAGATCTAAATACTGGTCGGTAAATGTTGAGTTTTGTTCCGGATCCAGGACTTCAAGAAGTGCTGAGGCCGGATCTCCACCATATCCACGACCAAGTTTATCAATTTCATCCAGCATAAAAACCGGATTCTTTTCTTTTGCTCGTCTGATTCCTTCGATAATTCGACCTGGCATTGCTCCAACATAGGTTCTTCTATGTCCTCTGACATCAGAGTCATCTCTCACGCCACCAAGGGCGGCACGGACAAATTTTCTCCCTAAAGCTTTTGCAATACTTTGCCCGAGTGAAGTTTTACCAACACCAGGCGGACCGACGAAAAGAAGGATTGAACCTTTTTTATTCGGCGAAAGTTTCATAACAGCGAGATGCTGAACAATATGTTTTTTAATCTTCTCTAAACCAAAGTGCTCTTCATCTAAAATCTTTTGAGCAAGATCTAAATCAAGTTCACCTTTGGCCTCTTCGTTCCATGGAAGAGCTAAAATAAGTTCAAGATAGTTTCTGATCACATGAGACTCTGCATTTTGCTGCCCCATATTTTCATAGCGGTTCACCTGCTCCAGAGCGACTTTCTCGACGTCTTTAGGCAGATTCGCTTCTTTAATTCTGTCTTTTAAAGATTTCTTTTCACCGGATTCGTCCGCCGGGTCTCCTTCTCCAAGTTCTTCCTTAATAGTGCGGAGTTGTTCGCGCAGGATGGATTCACGGTAGGCTTTGCTGGTTTTTTCAGAGATCTTTAAACCCATTTCATTGTTAACTTTAATCATCTCACGCTGTTCAACTAAAAGTTCCAGAACTTTTAGCGAACGGTTTTTCACCGAAGCAAGCTCCAGGATTTCTTGTTTTTTAGCAATGATCAAAGGTAAGTGTTGGGCGACGACGTTGGTAAAGAGACCTGCGTCCTTAAAATCATCAAGGGTGCGCTTAAAGTTTTCGGTCGCATTGATCGAAGTTAAGATTTCTCTTGAGACTTCTTTTAAACTTGTAAGCAAGGCCTTTTCCGTAGCCGCATCGAGATCCTTATGATCCGGGACGAGCTCTCCTTGCGCCGCCCATGCATTAAAGGCCGATTCAAACTGAATCGTCTTGGCTTCAAATCTCTCGATTGATCTAACGTAGGCAATGGACTCGCCTCTCTCGTTTTTCTCTATGCGCTCCACAATACAAAGGGTTCCGACTGTATAGAAGTCAGAAGACTTAATATTGTCGATTTCGGCGCCTTCTTTCAGAGTCAGAGCAACAAAACGTCTCTCTTTGTCCGTGTCGATGGCGCGATGTAGTGCGTTTAAACTAACCGACTTTGAGACGAGGACCGGCAGGGTCACGTCTGGGAAAAGTACGGTGTTTTTAAGCACTAAGGTTGGTAAAAATTCTGAAGACTGTATTGTATGTGTTGTTTTCATATTTATAAGTTGTGGGCAGGTTAATTTTCGTCAAGGGTAAGCCTCTTTTTAATTTCTTATCGCCATGTGTTTTGGTAGAGTATTCCCTATGAAAACCTTATTTAAAATTGCCATTATTTTCCTCGCCATCACCGGCGCTTCTACACTTCTGTATAATTTCACGGACGTAGAATTTGGGAAAATTGATTACTTTAACAAACACGGATGGTTCTTTCTTTTCTCGATCGCACTCTTCCCACGTCTGACTCTCTTAGTATCAGGACTGTTAGTAGGTTCGGTTGAGTTTGGTGGTTTTTTATGGTGGTTAGGATTTTTCTTCGCACCAAGAATTCTTGTCGCAACTCTTGCAACAGTGGCTTACTGGAACACTAACCAGGTACTGGTTATCATCAGCTGGCTTGTTGCTCTTAGTGGTGAATCATCAGAAAAATTTGTGATCACCAACAAGATCAGGCATCCAAAAAGATACGACCAGGGATTTAGTGGGACAACAGTTGAAGCTGAGTACAAGGTAAAAGATTAATGGGCCAATATATTATCAACCTGAACTGGAAAAAAGAGAGCGCGGAGTTTACGTATGAGAAACTTAACCGCAATCATGTTCTGCATTTTTCAGGCAACCAGACATTAAAGAACTCTGCTGCGCCTGAATACTTCGGCAACGTCGACATGACGAACCCAGAAGAACTTCTGGCCTCAGCAACAGCTAGCTGCCACATGCTGACCTTCTTA contains:
- a CDS encoding S9 family peptidase, encoding MFRQALLFLSLVFTQVQAAEVSAPIAEKIPTKLTKHKDTRIDNYFWMKDKRNPKVIEHLKAENAYTDSVMKDSKDLQEKLYTEMRSRIKEDDQSVPYIERNYLYLTRNFQGKEYPVYYRQKNVQGAKEEQLLDVNEMAKGLDFIHVSFPDFYNDEKTYAYAVDTKGDRVFTIYFKDAETGKTLPQQIEGVTGNFVWAETGKVLFYTKHDPITLRSDKVYRYELEANKSTLVYTEKDEKFEASIGKSLSRDYVYIYNGSTLSSEVMLLSSKDPFGKFKLFSPRKKDQLYSVMDGKDRFYILTNWKAKNFRLMETSLKETAQKNWKDVIAHRPDVFIEEASVFKNYIILSERSNGLTQINVIKRGENKGTYINFPDPAYSVYSAMNAEYDSNVFRYGFISMNRPASFYDFNCETKESKLLKEKEVPKYDSSQYVSERIFATAKDGVKIPISLVYKKGFKKDGTNPLLVYGYGSYGMSSDPYFSPARVSLLDRGFVYAIIHIRGGAEMGRAWYEDGKFLKKKNTFTDFVAGTEFLVNEKYGNPKKVFANGGSAGGLLMGAIMNLRPDLYTGIVAEVPFVDVVTTMLDSSLPLTTGEYEEWGNPNDKKYYEYMKSYSPYDNVKPMDYPNLFVTTGLNDSQVSFWEPTKWVSKIRDMRTDKSKILMMKIEMDVGHGGKSGRFEYLRDEALQYAFYLNLAGVKQ
- a CDS encoding site-specific recombinase; this translates as MLFNRLISIFRKYKQYEVDENKKTSLDLILNEVNPQSPLETRIEWLQKLVKWIRGTDLFEDAPEKAAATKIKYLFMVLERNSDKKEKIQKSLTLTLQELSSIEFFCEVGLPSQIGLIGELVDKLTEKILPKKPIGHQLSELMITLFPDEEDVQWLKSLDEQTLEKLTTLFDTNNETYPHLKSDIEEALIYLISQIVAIGLSPGIRKRIPHKRMKSLPFFYLSGKLNLYLKTKSENNNPALAQQLHEELLDLLMESQAAISEVYHHLDRFGVSTHLVFQLERMKLFLKRTHTLLDIVSTGHLTRTRISHFVAELVEQNLLQRNAMGIYSNNATLLAQKIIENNSQAGEHYIAKDKKEYVKMVKSAMGGGVLTALTVLLKNLLGMIGLNKFFYGAFSTINYAGSFLFIQMCGFTLATKQPAATAPALAKKLELAENREGIEAVTDEIVYITRTQIAAVFGNLAAVIPAILIINYICMSVTGHWLFSPDTAHYTLHSTDILGPTIIYGAFTGVLLWSSSVIAGWTTNWYSFHQLSYLITNNKKIKTILTADGAKKVAHFFDHEITGIAGSVSLGFLLGLMPEILKFIGIPLEVRHVTLSTGALTAAVSSLGVESLKSPEFVRAALGIVLIGFLNLSVSFLLALFVAFRAKKISSHRKALIFQSVLKRFYQKPFSFFIPKSST
- the lon gene encoding endopeptidase La, whose product is MKTTHTIQSSEFLPTLVLKNTVLFPDVTLPVLVSKSVSLNALHRAIDTDKERRFVALTLKEGAEIDNIKSSDFYTVGTLCIVERIEKNERGESIAYVRSIERFEAKTIQFESAFNAWAAQGELVPDHKDLDAATEKALLTSLKEVSREILTSINATENFKRTLDDFKDAGLFTNVVAQHLPLIIAKKQEILELASVKNRSLKVLELLVEQREMIKVNNEMGLKISEKTSKAYRESILREQLRTIKEELGEGDPADESGEKKSLKDRIKEANLPKDVEKVALEQVNRYENMGQQNAESHVIRNYLELILALPWNEEAKGELDLDLAQKILDEEHFGLEKIKKHIVQHLAVMKLSPNKKGSILLFVGPPGVGKTSLGQSIAKALGRKFVRAALGGVRDDSDVRGHRRTYVGAMPGRIIEGIRRAKEKNPVFMLDEIDKLGRGYGGDPASALLEVLDPEQNSTFTDQYLDLPFDLSKVFFIATANSLDTIPAPLLDRMEIIQLSGYTTDEKLHIAKSHLFPKQLKEHGLTPEKVQISDEILTGVIADYTREAGVRDLQRKIARILRSVSEKVVKHADQEKFIVDNDMVEDVLGLDKNSYELAQSSATAGVVTGLAWTPVGGDILFIESAMMPGSGKIQLTGKLGEVMSESAHIGLSLVRSKLSKLVPGFDFSKTDFHIHVPSGSIPKDGPSAGITIFTALCSLVLGKVVDPKLAMTGEITLRGAVMPVGGIKEKLIAAHRAGIKRVILSKRNEKDLREVPAIVKQEMEFIFIENINELTQAVFGKMSPPHFYESLLGPPYVEDFGMKNENGF